The DNA segment GGAAGAGCGGGTCGTCGCCGCTTCCCGTCAGATCCATGTACCGGATGGAGCAGGTGACCACCTCGGCCCCCGACGCCTCCAGCGCGCGGCGCATGGCCCGCGGGTCGCTGAACTTGCCGGTACCGGCCATCAGCCGGGAGCGGAGCGGTACCCCGGCGATGACCAGGGCGTCTCCTTCGGCCGGTCCGGCCTCATGCGGGGCGCGCTCCGTGGGCTCGGCCTGCTGGGAGCCACCGGCCATCACCCGCACCAGATCCACCCGGTCGCCCTCGGCCAGGCCGACCTGGTCCCACCGCTCTCGGGGGACGACCTCTTCGTTGACGGCCGCGGCCAACCGTTCGGGCAGGCGATCCAGCGACCGGACCAGATCGGCCAGGGTGGCGGTCGTCCCTTCCAGCTCCCGCGACTCGCCGTTGAGCAAGATCCGCATCGGATTCCCTCCTCCTTTGTCCTACGGTGATCCAGACTCGTGCCACGCTGCGTCGAGCGCCCTCCGGAGGGCCTCGGTCGCCCGGGCCGGATCCGGTGCCTTCGTGAGGTAGGAGCGGACGGCGACGCCCGCCGCTCCTGCACCGATCACCTGCGCCACCCGATCCGGGGTGATCCCACCGATGGCCAGCACAGGCGCGCCCGCGCTCCGCGCCACGTGGGCAAGCGACGGAAGCCCCCGGCCCGGAAGCCCCTGCTTGGACGCGGTCTCGAAAACGTGCCCGAAGATGAGGTAGGTCACATCGGTGGCTTCCACGGCTTCCCCCACGGAGTGGACCGACCGCCCGAGGATGGGAGGGTTGCCGGGATGGAGGCGTTCCCACAGCTCAACGGCCACATGGGGGGAGAGCCCGTCCGCGCGCAGGTGCACGCCGTGCGAGTCCATGGCAAGGGCGAGATCCAGGCGATCGTTCACCAGCAAGGGGATCCGTAGCGGTCGGAGGACGCGGATGAGCGCCTCGCCTACCGCCAGGACCTCGCGGGCAGGGAGACCTCGGAGGCGGAGTTGCACCGAGTCGAGGCCATGTGGGGCGGCCCGCCCCACCAGATCCACCAGCGCCCCGGGCTCCATCTCGGAGGTGACCAGCTGCAGGTGGGGGAGGGCGAGGTTCCCCGGGAGTAAGGCGGAATCGCCTCGCGGCGAGCCGTACGCGTCCATGGGATCCGGCCTCTCACGGGCCGGGCGGGGGGTGCACAGGAGAGACGCCTGTGCAGAGCACTTCGACCGGGAGGAGGCCGCTTCCCTCCGCTGGCATGACCCAGATCAGGTTCCAGGGTTCGGGCGTGCCCGTCTCAGCCGGCTCCCGCCGGCACCCCCACGGCACCCGGTCACTGCATGAAATCGACCGCTCGTTTTTCATTCTACCGCAACCCGGGCCCTCGAGGCCACCTCATTCCTCCAGGATTTCCCACTCGTGCTCGATCTGCACGCAACCCTTCAGCGTCTGGGCCATGGGGCAGCCCCGCTCGAAGACGGCCAGGGCACGCTCCGCCTCCGGTCGCTTGCCGGCCGGGATTCTCAGATGGTAGCGGCAGCGGATGCGGGTCACCTTCATGACGCCTTCGGGCGCTTCCACGAACCCCTCCGCCTCGGTCCACAGCTTATCCGGATGGCTTGGGATCTGGCGCGCCTCCAGCGCGCCTGCGAGCGTGCCGGTGAGTCAGCCGGCGGTGGCCGCCACCAGGTGGTCGAGGGTGGCGGGGTGCTCTTCTTCGGGCGTGATGCCGTAGAACTCTCTTACCCCGGCGTGCACCCCGTAGCGAACGGGATCGGGGAAGTCGGCGATGTACGCCCGGCGGTTGGGCCTCTCGTCCTGATGGACACGGATGCGGGCGATGTGGACCGGTTCGGGCACGCGATCATCTCCTCGGGATCAGCCTCTGGCCTTGACCCCATTATAGGTAGGCCGGGCCATCTTGGCGACGTCGCTCAGGCCGGCCAGCTTCGGAGGCCCAGGATAGCGGTGAGCACCACGGGGCCGGAGAGTGCGAAGAGGTAGTGGTACAGGATCCCTGTCGCCGTCACGCCCAGTAGCAGACCGAACACGGTGGTGAGGCCCACGGTTTTCCGATTCATCGCTTCATCTCCTTTGCAGGGCTGTGTTCCCCGACGGCATGGCCGCTACCGCGGCGCCACGCCCGGAGTCACGAGCGTCAGGATCAGGAAGGCAACGATCACCGCGTTGACGATGGCGCCTCGGAAGGCGCTGGCCCAGTCCAGAGCGATGAGACCCGTGGAGAGAACGACGGTACTCACCAGGGCGGGGCGCCACCAGTCCTGGCCTGTTACCAGGCCGATTGCGGCGGCAAGAAACCCGAGGGCTGCGGCCAGCCAGAGGACGCTGAACACCCGCATGCCCAGTGGGCCCACGTCCCAGCGTCCTCCCGCCAGAGTCGTCTTGTAGGGCAGGTCCGCCACGGCGGCCAGCGGCCAGTAAGCGACGAACCCCATCAGGTGGATGAGCCCGTGAAGGACCACCACGATGCCCGCCGCGTAGATCAGGACTCTCGACATGCTGGCTCACCCTTTCGATGAAGTCGGCGTGCGGGCGAGGAGCCGAGCGAAGAGGGCGTGGGGCCGGCAAACGGGCTCGCCCTCTTCTTCGGCGGTGAGGGCGGCGATGGTCAGGTTGTGGCGGTAGAGCCGTTCGAGGAGCTGCCCCGCATCCTCTCGAACGGTGACGGCCCGGCAGATGGAGGGTGTCATCTCTGCCAGCACCGAGGTCTGCATCAGGATACGCCGCAGGTCACCGGGCAGGTGGCGGAGCACCTCCTCGGCCAGGAAGCCGGAGGCGTGCCGCTCCATGTCGGAGACGGCCGCCATGAACCGGGTGCGGTCGGGCGGGTTGCCCATGCGCCCCAGGGGGCCCCGGAGAGCCAGGGCCAGACCGACCGGCTGCACTCCGGGTGGAGCCGCTGCAGGGCGGTGGGCTGCCGACACTCAGAACACCACCCGGGGGCTACGTGCTCGGAATGCCCGCTACAGGGTGCCCTTCGTGCTTCGCGGACGCCTTCCTGCCGGGGGAGGGCGGCGGGCAGGAACCGTGAGCCAAGTCAGAAGGTGCCAGAGCGCCACGCCACGCATCCGTCGGCTCGATCGTTCAACTCGTCCAGGGAATCGGGGTAGGGCGTCAACCAGCAGGTGGTCCGGGGGCTCTTCATCGCGGCTTTCCTCACGGCCGCGGCCGGGGCCTCCGCCTCCTTATCCTTCACTGTCCTTGGACCGGTCGGGGTCGGCCTGCTTCTCTACGGGTGGCTCACGAAGCGGGTCGCAGGGTAGGCACGGGCACCAGGCGGCTGATGCCTGGAGCCCATGGAACAGGGATCCCTCCGTCGATGGGAAGGGGTGCGTCAGGAAAAACGCGCCACGGCGGGGGCCCCTCTATGGCCTCCGCGCCGGTCGGCGTGCGGGTCCTGGATGATCCTCCAGGGACCTTTGCCCCGGTCTCGGTATCCGCACTTCGCCCGAATGGGCGATCCACAGGGCGCCATCGGAGTGATAGCATTGAGATCAGTGCTAGGAGCGGGTTTTCGCCTCCAGGCCGGATAGGGCAGTCCCGACAACGACCCATCGGGTGGGGCGATCGTATGCACCTGCAGCGCATCTTGCTGGTGGACGATCACGTCCTCTTCCGTAAAGGAATCGCAGCACTCATCCAATCCCGTCCGGACATGACGGTCTTGGGCGAGGCGGGCGACGGTCTGGAAGCCGTGACCCGGGCCAGGGAGACGCATCCTGACGTGATTCTCATGGACATCGGGCTGCCGGGATGTGACGGCCTCGAGGCGACGCGCCTCATCAAGAAAGAACTTCCGAATACCCACGTCGTCATGCTTTCCGTCTCGGACGACGATCAGGATCTGTTCAACGCGATCAAGGCTGGGGCGGAGGGCTACCTTCTGAAAGACGCGCAGCCCCAGGAGCTCTATGGGGTCCTGGAGGCGCTCCAGCGCGGTGAGATCCGGCTTTCGGGTCCCGTTGCGGCCCGGATCCTGACGGAGTTCGTCAAGCCATCCACGGAAACGCCTGAGAACGAGCCAGAGGACCCCACGCTGACACCTCGGGAGTTGGAGGTCCTCCAGGAGCTGGCCCGTGGCTCGACCAACAAGGAGATCGCCACCACGCTGCAGATCTCCGAGAACACGGTTAAGATCCACCTGAGGAACATTCTCGAGAAGCTGCACCTGAAGAACCGCACCCAGGCGGTGGCCTACGCCGTACAGAACGGTCTGGTGCGCTGCGAGGTCGAGGAGGCGGAGACCGAGCGGTAACCCTGCACGGGAGAGGTCGGCACGTGTAGCGACCCGAAGGGTGGAGGGAACGCCCCTTGAACTTCGGAGGGCTTCGTCGGACTCGGCGCCAGCCTCGCCTCGCGCTGAAGCTGGCGGTGCTGATCGTGGGCGTCTCGCTGATGGGCGTGACGGCGTCCTTCCTGCTGGGTACGATCGTTCATCGCGGCCAGTTGGTCGACGCCGCGCGCCAGTCCGCGGAGAGACTCAGCCTGACGGTCCGGGCCGCCCTCGAGGACGCGATGATACGAAACGACCGGGCCCTAATGTCCAACATCATCGATGAGATGGGCGAGTACGGGGTCGTCTCCCGGGCGTGGCTGCTCGATGGGGCAGGCGAGGTCTACCTGAGCACGGATCCCGAGGACGAGGGCCCATTCCGGCCGGTGGCAAGCCAACGGCGCACCTCCTCCACGAGCGCTGACGCGTCGCCCGGCTCGGCCTTGCAGGCCGTACTCACCGATCATGATACGCTCCTGAGCACGCACACCCTCAAGAACGCCCCCGAATGCCAGGTGTGCCACGGAACCGACCCGACGGTGCTGGGCCACCTGGTCCTCGAACTGCCGATGAACGACCTGCGCGGCCAGCTTGCTGCCTCCCTGCGTCCGATGGCGGTGGCCACGGTCACGGCACTCCTGCTGCTGGTAGGCTTACTGATCGCGGGCGTCCGCCGGCTGGTGGTTCGTCCCGTTGAGGCGTTGGGTGACGTGACGGCGCGCCTCGCGACGGGCGATCTGGACCACGAGATCGCGTTGACCTCGAGCGACGAGTTCAAGGAGCTGGCCGGAGCCTTCGACCAGATGCGCCGCAACCTGAAGGTCACGATGGCAGAGAAAGACCGGCGCAACGAGGAGTTGGGAGAGCTGAACCGGCTGGCCATCGCCGCCGCAGAGTCTTCCTCTCCGCACGAGATTGCCCGGCTGGGGCTCGATGTGCTGGCGAACCACCTGGGGGTCGAGGCGAGTGCCGCCTACCTGGCCCACGGGCACCGGTATCGCCTTGCGGCCTCGACCGGGCTCTCGGACGCGCAGCGCCCGCTCCTCGAGCGTGCCGCCAGGGCATCCACGGCGCTCGAGCAGGTCTT comes from the Limnochorda pilosa genome and includes:
- a CDS encoding thiamine phosphate synthase produces the protein MDAYGSPRGDSALLPGNLALPHLQLVTSEMEPGALVDLVGRAAPHGLDSVQLRLRGLPAREVLAVGEALIRVLRPLRIPLLVNDRLDLALAMDSHGVHLRADGLSPHVAVELWERLHPGNPPILGRSVHSVGEAVEATDVTYLIFGHVFETASKQGLPGRGLPSLAHVARSAGAPVLAIGGITPDRVAQVIGAGAAGVAVRSYLTKAPDPARATEALRRALDAAWHESGSP
- a CDS encoding response regulator; protein product: MHLQRILLVDDHVLFRKGIAALIQSRPDMTVLGEAGDGLEAVTRARETHPDVILMDIGLPGCDGLEATRLIKKELPNTHVVMLSVSDDDQDLFNAIKAGAEGYLLKDAQPQELYGVLEALQRGEIRLSGPVAARILTEFVKPSTETPENEPEDPTLTPRELEVLQELARGSTNKEIATTLQISENTVKIHLRNILEKLHLKNRTQAVAYAVQNGLVRCEVEEAETER
- a CDS encoding sensor histidine kinase is translated as MNFGGLRRTRRQPRLALKLAVLIVGVSLMGVTASFLLGTIVHRGQLVDAARQSAERLSLTVRAALEDAMIRNDRALMSNIIDEMGEYGVVSRAWLLDGAGEVYLSTDPEDEGPFRPVASQRRTSSTSADASPGSALQAVLTDHDTLLSTHTLKNAPECQVCHGTDPTVLGHLVLELPMNDLRGQLAASLRPMAVATVTALLLLVGLLIAGVRRLVVRPVEALGDVTARLATGDLDHEIALTSSDEFKELAGAFDQMRRNLKVTMAEKDRRNEELGELNRLAIAAAESSSPHEIARLGLDVLANHLGVEASAAYLAHGHRYRLAASTGLSDAQRPLLERAARASTALEQVLRKGVVIRRGGAFPGCEGVAPCVPGGLQVDERLPLERYPLVEALGGRLTGVYICLPLISRDVIVGVLELVGPGATMASPERVDFLNLLAHEIGVAIHNLSLLSRSREIATLEERDRIARELHDRLAQALAYLKLRASVAEEAAREGRIADVARSLNEIKGVADAACGETREAIFHLRASTRENGQGLVPILRAFAGDCARRYGLDVAVEASDGWEGKALSPDIETQLLLAVQEAVFNACRHARAERVVVSLECPADALRVRVTDDGSGFDLTSTNPKDGYGLRIMRERVEGVGGRMEIRSEAGRGTQVEFALPG